A stretch of the Rosa rugosa chromosome 5, drRosRugo1.1, whole genome shotgun sequence genome encodes the following:
- the LOC133712789 gene encoding binding partner of ACD11 1-like encodes MSAPADNVNQGIGEAPQSAATPNSTIDVSDVKTIKVGNISRIVNDRDIREFFSFSGEIRYVEMQRETENTQLSYVTFNDAQGADTAILLSGATIGNLPVTIAPAKEYQLPPEALIPSSSLKKPAVTSSALEKAEDVVSTMAAKGYILGKDALSKAKAFDEQHNLTSKASATVVTIDQRIGLMEKISMGRAVVNEKVKQMDERFLVSEKTKSVFAVAEQTASSAGSAIMSNPYVISGASWVSNALSVFAKAAEDVTTKTKEKVVRAEEEKQETMIRQRTAIINDFAQNHLDEPSGNELPVVQTKSTDDTGPGLV; translated from the exons ATGTCG GCTCCGGCGGACAATGTAAATCAGGGGATCGGAGAAGCTCCCCAGTCAGCTGCCACACCAAACAGCACAATTGATGTTTCAGAT GTGAAGACGATTAAAGTTGGCAACATTTCACGAATTGTTAACGACAGAGATATCAGAgaattcttttcattttctggaGAAATTAGATATGTTGAAATGCAAAG agAAACCGAAAACACCCAACTTTCTTATGTCACCTTTAATGATGCACAAGGTGCAGATACAGCGATTCTCCTATCG GGAGCCACCATAGGTAATCTGCCTGTCACTATTGCACCTGCTAAGGAATACCAGCTGCCGCCGGAAGCTCTCATCCCATCAAGCTCG TTGAAAAAGCCAGCAGTAACTAGTTCTGCTCTAGAGAAGGCAGAAGATGTGGTCAGCACTATGGCTGCCAAGGGTTACATCTTGGGAAAGGATGCCCTTAGCAAGGCAAAAGCATTCGACGAGCAACATAACTTGACGTCCAAGGCATCGGCCACGGTTGTTACCATTGATCAGAGGATCGGTCTGATGGAGAAAATAAGCATGGGAAGAGCTGTTGTCAATGAAAAGGTGAAACAGATGGATGAACGGTTCTTGGTCTCCGAAAAGACCAAATCTGTCTTTGCTGTTGCTGAGCAGACGGCAAGCAGCGCAGGATCTGCTATAATGAGCAACCCTTACGTAATTAGTGGAGCTTCGTGGGTTTCGAATGCACTGAGTGTATTTGCAAAGGCAGCTGAGGATGTGACCACGAAAACCAAGGAGAAGGTTGTTAGGGCCGAGGAGGAGAAACAGGAGACCATGATCAGGCAGAGGACAGCGATCATCAATGACTTTGCACAGAACCATCTTGATGAACCGTCTGGAAATGAGCTTCCAGTAGTTCAAACAAAATCTACTGATGACACAGGGCCTGGACTTGTATAA
- the LOC133712791 gene encoding protein RGF1 INDUCIBLE TRANSCRIPTION FACTOR 1 has translation MVGCELSEKTKQTDWLNTLLHSKFFGSCGVHQDLRKNEKNVFCIDCSLRLCRHCMKAHCLHTKLQICKYVYHDVVRLQEIQKHVDCARIQTYKINGDKAVHLNPRPMSKDAKPSTKAKFGSACDVCGRYLQDMPNRFCSIACKASVESVKPKHQSHEFIAFGIPECGGYSPQEKNNSETYMSEMESSISSEEMNAWVSSALKPRRHLHKRKGIPHRSPLC, from the exons ATG GTAGGCTGTGAACTTTCTGAAAAGACAAAGCAAACAGATTGGCTTAATACCCTTTTGCATAGCAAGTTCTTCGGTTCCTGTGGTGTTCATCAAGATCTTCGCAAAAACGAGAAGAATGTGTTTTGCATTGACTGTAGTCTCCGGCTCTGTAGGCACTGTATGAAAGCTCATTGTCTCCATACCAAGCTTCAAATCTGCAAATATGTATATCATGATGTAGTTCGCCTTCAAGAAATTCAGAAGCATGTTGATTGTGCTAGAATTCAG ACATATAAAATCAATGGTGACAAAGCTGTGCATCTAAATCCTCGTCCAATGTCCAAGGATGCCAAACCATCAACAAAAGCAAAGTTTGGTTCTGCTTGTGATGTTTGTGGTAGATATCTACAAGACATGCCAAATCGCTTCTGCTCCATTGCTTGTAAG GCCTCTGTAGAATCAGTGAAGCCTAAACACCAAAGTCATGAATTCATCGCCTTTGGAATTCCAGAATGTGGTGGCTATTCACCTCAAGAAAAAAACAATTCGGAAACATATATGAGTGAAATGGAATCCTCCATCTCGTCTGAGGAGATGAATGCTTGGGTAAGTTCAGCACTGAAGCCAAGGAGGCATTTGCACAAGAGGAAAGGCATCCCTCACAGGTCTCCTTTATGTTGA
- the LOC133712796 gene encoding protein POLLEN DEFECTIVE IN GUIDANCE 1, producing the protein MAALRSGGRKLSFEILSRNSSPEEEEEAGLFYRSNSDPIRSSHDASDDHKPAAARRKRKKKKRTVANCSIPESPTAAEDDAVKNDVINGLEFNYSQTVLCSVTTEVVSDPEFQNNFGAPELRQRTVNAGAGGGVVGETTPSVALEGEANAKEESGVEAAAAPVAKPNGNLVAKLQSAESLDWQRVMAEDPNYMFSVDKSPLKYFMEEMSNGNSLRSTTTLGNEKERERVYDTIFRLPWRCELLIDVGFFVCLDSFLSLLTIMPTRLLMTLWRLVQTRQFKRPSAAELSDFGCFTIMACGVILLEQTDISLIYHMIRGQGTIKLYVVYNVLEIFDKLCQSFNGDVLQTLFNSADGLASCPTENMRFWIWRFTCDQALAVTASIIHSFILLAQAITLSTCIVAHNNALFALLVSNNFAEIKSNVFKRYSKENIHSLVYFDSVERFHISAFIIFILAQNILEAEGPWFESFLFNAGVVFVCEMIIDIVKHSFIAKFNDIKPIAYSEFLEDLCKQTLNIQPENAKKNLTFIPLAPACVVIRVLTPVYAAHLPCSPLPWKLFWILVLFAMNYVMLTSLKVLVGMGLQKHASWYVNRCRKRKHHLHYD; encoded by the exons ATGGCGGCGTTGAGATCGGGCGGCCGGAAGCTCTCGTTCGAGATTCTGAGCAGGAACAGCTCccccgaagaagaagaagaagccggaCTCTTCTACCGATCCAACTCAGATCCAATCCGATCGAGCCACGACGCCTCCGACGATCACAAGCCCGCCGCCGCGCGAAGAAAacgcaagaagaagaagaggaccgTCGCGAACTGCTCCATACCGGAGAGCCCCACCGCCGCGGAGGACGACGCCGTTAAGAACGACGTGATTAACGGATTGGAATTCAATTATAGCCAGACGGTGCTGTGCTCCGTCACGACGGAGGTCGTCAGCGACCCGGAGTTTCAGAATAATTTTGGCGCGCCCGAATTGAGGCAGAGGACTGTCAATGCCGGCGCCGGAGGAGGAGTTGTGGGCGAAACGACGCCGTCCGTTGCTTTAGAAGGTGAGGCCAATGCAAAGGAGGAGAGTGGAGTCGAGGCCGCGGCGGCTCCGGTGGCCAAGCCGAATGGTAATTTGGTTGCGAAATTGCAGAGCGCCGAGTCGTTAGATTGGCAGCGGGTCATGGCCGAAGATCCGAATT ATATGTTTTCAGTGGACAAGTCTCCACTGAAGTACTTCATGGAAGAAATGTCTAATGGGAATTCATTAAGGAGCACAACAACCCTTGgaaatgagaaagaaagagagagggttTATGATACTATCTTTCGCTTACCTTGGAGATGTGAATTG ctgatAGATGTTGGCTTTTTCGTGTGTCTTGATTCGTTTCTCTCGCTGTTGACTATCATGCCAACAAGACTTTTGATGACCCTTTGGAGGCTTGTGCAAACAAG GCAGTTTAAGAGGCCATCTGCAGCAGAGCTGTCTGATTTTGGGTGTTTTACGATAATGGCTTGTGGTGTCATTCTTTTGGAGCAAACAG ATATCAGCTTAATATATCACATGATTCGTGGTCAAGGAACAATCAAATTGTATGTGGTGTACAATGTCTTGGAG ATATTTGACAAACTATGTCAAAGTTTTAATGGAGATGTATTGCAAACTCTATTTAATTCGGCAGACGGACTTGCTAGCTGTCCAACAGAAAACATGAGATTCTGGATTTGGAGATTTACTTGCGACCAAGCTTTAGCCGTGACTGCCTCAA TTATTCATTCGTTTATCCTCTTAGCTCAGGCGATTACTTTGTCAACCTGCATTGTTGCTCACAATAATGCCTTGTTCGCTTTGTTGGTGTCCAATAACTTTGCCGAGATAAAAAGCAACGTGTTCAAGCGATATAGTAAGGAAAACATTCATAGCCTGGTATACTTTG ATTCAGTGGAGAGATTCCACATTTCTGCATTTATTATATTCATCCTAGCTCAAAACATTCTGGAGGCTGAGGGTCCCTGGTTTGaaagttttcttttt AACGCTGGTGTGGTATTCGTCTGTGAAATGATTATTGATATCGTAAAGCACTCGTTCATTGCTAAGTTCAATGACATAAAGCCCATTGCATACTCTGAGTTTCTTGAAGACCTATGCAAGCAG ACTTTAAATATACAACCAGAGAACGCAAAGAAAAATCTCACATTTATTCCCCTAGCACCAGCCTGTGTG GTCATCCGAGTGCTTACTCCAGTATATGCTGCGCACCTTCCATGCAGTCCCTTACCATGGAAACTCTTTTGGATTCTTGTCCTCTTTGCAATGAACTATGTTATGCTGACAAGCCTCAAGGTGTTGGTAGGCATGGGCCTCCAGAAACATGCCAGTTGGTACGTTAATAGGTGCAGAAAGAGGAAACATCATCTACATTATGATTAA